Proteins encoded within one genomic window of Bacillus sp. F19:
- the cls gene encoding cardiolipin synthase, translating into MLLIGLIALIFVVWLRLDYYLGRKKHLQNEMKYPLRKSDIELFIVGERFYKRLFEDIENSTHSIHVLFYIVKNDPDSDEFLALLIKKAEQGIQVRLLLDYVGSKSLKKEKIEELKKSGVSFSYTHNPAPPFFFYTLQARNHRKITVIDGKIGYSGGFNIGKEYLGKDPKLGFWRDYHLRITSEGVQDLQTQFLRDWHEATGEDLKTVQAYFPPLSQGTLEHQFLSTYGQSLEGHFLSFIKQAQKELIICTPYFIPGKQIQDELIKARRRGVDIKVLVPMKADHPFVKEASFPYFGPLILSGCEIYQYYYGFYHAKVIVVDDKLCDIGTANFDKRSLYLNDEMNCLIYDKDFIKYVKATVNDDIRGSVQLTYDKFTQRPISQRGLEAVATMIAHFL; encoded by the coding sequence ATGTTACTAATAGGATTAATCGCATTGATATTTGTTGTTTGGCTGAGGCTCGACTATTACTTGGGAAGAAAAAAGCATCTTCAGAATGAAATGAAGTATCCGCTGAGAAAAAGTGATATTGAACTATTTATTGTGGGTGAACGCTTTTATAAAAGATTGTTTGAGGACATTGAAAATAGCACTCATTCGATCCATGTGTTATTTTATATTGTAAAAAATGACCCTGACAGCGACGAATTTCTTGCCCTTCTCATAAAAAAAGCAGAACAGGGCATTCAGGTCAGACTCCTTCTGGACTATGTTGGAAGCAAATCACTTAAAAAAGAGAAAATTGAAGAGTTAAAAAAGAGCGGAGTTTCGTTTTCGTATACACATAACCCTGCTCCTCCTTTCTTTTTTTATACTCTTCAAGCACGCAATCACCGTAAGATTACTGTTATTGACGGAAAAATCGGTTACTCTGGAGGATTCAATATTGGAAAAGAGTATTTAGGAAAGGACCCGAAGCTTGGATTTTGGCGGGATTATCATCTGCGCATAACAAGTGAAGGTGTGCAGGATCTCCAAACACAATTTTTACGTGATTGGCATGAAGCGACAGGTGAAGACCTTAAGACTGTTCAAGCTTACTTTCCTCCCCTCTCACAAGGGACGCTTGAACATCAATTCCTTTCTACCTACGGTCAAAGTTTAGAAGGTCATTTCTTATCATTCATCAAGCAGGCACAAAAAGAGCTAATAATTTGCACGCCTTATTTTATTCCGGGCAAACAAATACAGGATGAACTGATAAAAGCAAGGAGGCGCGGAGTAGATATAAAAGTGCTTGTTCCTATGAAGGCGGACCATCCTTTTGTCAAAGAGGCTTCCTTTCCTTACTTTGGCCCCCTGATTCTTTCGGGCTGTGAGATTTATCAATATTATTATGGTTTTTATCATGCAAAAGTCATTGTTGTAGATGATAAGCTATGCGATATTGGAACAGCTAATTTTGATAAGCGAAGTCTTTATTTAAATGATGAGATGAATTGTCTTATTTATGATAAGGATTTTATTAAATATGTGAAGGCTACGGTGAACGATGATATTAGAGGCTCTGTGCAGCTGACCTATGACAAATTTACTCAAAGACCTATTTCACAAAGAGGATTGGAAGCAGTTGCCACCATGATTGCTCATTTTTTATAG
- the speE gene encoding spermidine synthase has protein sequence MGGHWFTEKQTENFGITIKINRTLHTEQTEFQKLDMVETEEFGNMLLLDGMVMTSQRDEFVYHEMVAHVPLFTHPNPENVLVVGGGDGGVIREIMKHPSVKKATLVDIDGKVIEYSKKYLPEIAGELENERVEVKVGDGFMHIAKSDNEYDVIMVDSTEPVGPAVNLFSKGFYAGISKALKEDGIFVAQSDNPWFTPELIQNVQRDVREIFPITRLYTANIPTYPSGLWAFTIGSKKYDPLEVSEERFHEIETKYYTKELHKAAFVLPKFVADLIK, from the coding sequence ATGGGAGGACATTGGTTTACAGAAAAGCAAACCGAGAATTTCGGCATCACGATCAAAATTAACCGCACTTTACATACAGAGCAAACAGAGTTTCAAAAATTAGATATGGTAGAAACAGAGGAGTTCGGCAACATGCTGCTTTTAGACGGCATGGTTATGACTTCACAAAGAGATGAATTTGTTTATCATGAAATGGTTGCGCACGTTCCTTTATTTACACATCCAAATCCTGAAAACGTACTTGTAGTCGGAGGCGGAGACGGCGGAGTAATCCGTGAGATCATGAAGCACCCAAGCGTTAAGAAAGCAACACTTGTCGATATTGACGGCAAAGTAATCGAGTACTCTAAAAAGTACTTGCCTGAAATTGCAGGAGAGCTTGAAAACGAGCGCGTTGAAGTGAAAGTAGGCGACGGGTTCATGCATATCGCAAAGAGCGATAATGAGTATGATGTCATTATGGTTGACTCAACAGAGCCAGTTGGACCTGCTGTTAACCTATTCTCAAAAGGATTCTATGCAGGCATTTCAAAAGCGTTAAAAGAAGACGGCATCTTTGTTGCCCAATCGGATAACCCTTGGTTTACGCCTGAGCTTATTCAAAACGTACAGCGTGATGTAAGAGAAATCTTCCCGATTACACGTTTATATACAGCAAACATCCCAACATATCCAAGCGGTCTTTGGGCATTTACAATCGGTTCAAAAAAATATGATCCATTAGAAGTAAGCGAAGAGCGTTTCCATGAGATTGAAACAAAATATTATACAAAAGAGCTTCATAAAGCAGCGTTTGTCCTGCCTAAATTTGTAGCAGACTTAATCAAATAA
- a CDS encoding 4Fe-4S dicluster domain-containing protein: MEALLWINFAAFILVTAYGASLFIYLIRSRMAYIKLGKKTEFDQQLNERLKNIMINVFGQKKLLKDKKSGIMHVMFFYGFILVQFGALDFIIKGLLPDKHLPLGPLYPGFTFFQEIVTLMILVAVVWAFYRRYIERLVRLKKNFKAGLVLIFIGGLMLSVLLGNGMNLIWHNHELTWTEPIASSFAYLLSFVGETGAAVIFYISWWVHLLILLTFLVYVPQSKHAHLLAGPANVYFGRLSNPGKLEKIDFEDESQETFGVGKIEDFKQTQLIDLYACVECGRCTNMCPATGTGKMLSPMDLILRLRDHLTEKGAAVTSMSPWVPAYAFAGTKGNQLAAMASGQGSQEAAATLEYNPSLIGEIITEEEIWACTTCRNCEDQCPVMNEHVDKIIDMRRYLVLTEGKMDPDAQRAMTNIERQGNPWGLNRKEREDWREVRDDVHVPTVKEMSKAGEEFEYLFWVGSMGSYDNRSQKIALSFAKLLNEAGVKFAILGNKEKNSGDTPRRLGNEFLFQELATKNIDEFQKNEIKKIVTIDPHAYNIFKNEYPDFGLEAEVYHHTELLAKLVEEGRLVPEFEVNETITFHDSCYLGRYNEVYEPPREILKSIPGVKLVEMTRNRETGMCCGAGGGLMWMEEDAGSRVNVARTNQALEVNPTVISSGCPYCLTMLSDGTKAKEVEETVSTYDVAELLEKAVLGEKKESVA; encoded by the coding sequence TTGGAAGCACTGTTATGGATCAATTTTGCTGCATTCATACTTGTAACCGCTTACGGAGCGAGTTTATTTATTTACTTAATCCGTTCAAGAATGGCATACATCAAGCTCGGTAAGAAAACAGAGTTTGATCAGCAGTTAAATGAAAGACTGAAGAACATTATGATCAATGTTTTCGGTCAAAAGAAGCTCCTTAAGGATAAAAAAAGCGGCATCATGCATGTGATGTTCTTTTACGGGTTTATTCTAGTACAATTTGGAGCGCTTGATTTTATTATTAAAGGCTTACTGCCAGACAAGCATCTTCCGCTTGGACCGCTTTATCCAGGCTTCACTTTCTTTCAGGAAATTGTCACTTTGATGATCCTGGTTGCGGTAGTATGGGCTTTTTACCGCAGGTACATTGAGAGGCTTGTGCGGTTAAAGAAAAACTTTAAAGCAGGTCTTGTTTTAATCTTTATCGGCGGCTTAATGCTGTCCGTTCTGCTTGGAAACGGAATGAACCTGATCTGGCACAATCATGAATTAACATGGACAGAACCAATTGCTTCAAGCTTTGCCTATTTGCTGAGCTTTGTCGGCGAAACGGGTGCTGCTGTTATCTTCTACATTTCATGGTGGGTGCATTTGCTGATTCTTTTAACGTTCTTAGTTTATGTGCCTCAATCAAAGCATGCTCACTTGCTTGCGGGTCCGGCGAATGTTTACTTCGGCCGTCTTTCAAACCCTGGAAAGCTTGAGAAGATTGATTTTGAGGATGAATCACAGGAAACATTCGGTGTTGGGAAAATTGAAGATTTCAAGCAGACACAGCTGATTGATTTATATGCGTGTGTTGAATGCGGACGCTGTACAAATATGTGTCCTGCAACGGGAACAGGCAAAATGCTTTCTCCGATGGATTTAATTTTAAGACTGCGTGATCACTTAACGGAAAAAGGGGCAGCAGTAACGTCAATGTCACCATGGGTGCCAGCGTACGCTTTTGCCGGCACTAAGGGCAATCAGCTTGCAGCCATGGCATCAGGACAGGGTTCTCAGGAAGCAGCAGCGACGCTTGAGTATAACCCAAGCCTGATTGGCGAAATCATCACAGAAGAAGAAATCTGGGCTTGTACAACATGCCGCAACTGTGAAGATCAGTGTCCTGTTATGAACGAGCATGTAGACAAAATCATTGATATGCGCCGTTATCTAGTCTTGACAGAAGGAAAAATGGATCCGGATGCTCAGCGCGCGATGACAAACATCGAACGCCAGGGCAATCCATGGGGCCTTAACCGAAAAGAGCGTGAAGATTGGCGCGAGGTGCGCGACGACGTTCATGTTCCAACGGTAAAAGAAATGAGTAAAGCAGGCGAAGAGTTTGAGTACCTGTTTTGGGTTGGATCCATGGGATCTTACGATAACCGCAGCCAGAAAATCGCATTATCTTTTGCGAAGCTTTTAAATGAAGCTGGAGTGAAGTTCGCGATACTTGGTAACAAGGAAAAGAACTCAGGAGACACGCCTCGCCGCCTTGGAAACGAATTTTTATTCCAGGAGCTTGCGACGAAAAATATTGATGAATTCCAGAAGAATGAGATCAAGAAAATCGTCACCATCGATCCGCATGCGTACAACATTTTCAAAAATGAGTATCCTGATTTTGGACTCGAGGCAGAAGTGTACCACCATACAGAGCTTCTAGCCAAGCTTGTAGAAGAAGGAAGACTTGTTCCTGAATTTGAAGTGAATGAGACGATTACCTTCCATGATTCCTGCTACTTGGGACGCTACAACGAAGTATATGAGCCGCCTCGCGAAATTCTGAAGTCCATACCGGGTGTAAAGCTTGTTGAAATGACCCGCAACCGTGAAACGGGAATGTGCTGCGGAGCAGGCGGCGGACTTATGTGGATGGAAGAAGATGCCGGTTCACGTGTAAATGTGGCAAGAACAAATCAGGCGCTAGAAGTGAACCCGACCGTTATCAGCTCAGGCTGTCCATATTGCTTAACGATGCTGAGCGACGGAACGAAGGCAAAAGAGGTTGAAGAAACAGTCAGCACGTATGACGTAGCAGAGCTTCTTGAAAAAGCGGTTCTCGGCGAGAAAAAAGAGAGCGTTGCTTAA
- the argS gene encoding arginine--tRNA ligase, translating into MNIVEQVKERLKGEIKASVIKAGLAEETQIPDAILELPKDKAYGDYSTNMAMQLARVAKKAPRAIAEDIVASFDKGKASIEKIEIAGPGFINFYMNNSYLTDLIPSILEAGDSYGEVNIGNKEKLQVEFVSANPTGTLHLGHARGAAVGDSLCNILEKAGYDVSREYYINDAGNQINNLALSVEARYLQALGQDAAMPEDGYHGQDIIEIGKKLADEFGDRFANESKEERLGFFREYGLKFEMDKLKRDLEEFRVPFDVWYSETSLYHNGKIDQALQVLREKGHIFEEDGATWFRSTVFGDDKDRVLIKNDGSYTYLTPDIAYHKDKLDRGFTKLINIWGADHHGYIPRMKAAIEALGYEKDTLGVEIIQLVHLYKNGEKMKMSKRTGKAVTMRDLMEEVGLDAVRYFFAMRSADTHMDFDMDLAASQSNENPVFYAQYAHARIESMLRQGAELGLSYDVVLNFTDISSEKEIELLKKLGEFPQAVAEAATKRIPHRITNYVYDVASALHSFYNAEKVLDPENEEKSKARLALMRATQITLKNSLSLIGVSAPEKM; encoded by the coding sequence ATGAACATCGTTGAGCAAGTAAAAGAACGGTTAAAAGGTGAAATTAAAGCGTCAGTAATTAAGGCAGGCCTGGCAGAAGAAACTCAAATTCCGGATGCTATTCTTGAGCTGCCTAAAGATAAAGCCTATGGAGACTATTCCACAAATATGGCGATGCAGCTTGCACGCGTTGCCAAGAAAGCACCTCGCGCAATTGCAGAAGACATTGTCGCTTCTTTTGATAAAGGAAAAGCATCTATAGAAAAAATTGAAATCGCAGGACCAGGATTTATCAATTTTTATATGAACAACTCATATTTAACAGATCTTATCCCATCTATTCTTGAAGCTGGTGACTCTTATGGCGAGGTCAATATCGGCAACAAAGAAAAGCTTCAAGTTGAATTTGTATCTGCTAATCCGACTGGAACTTTGCATTTAGGACATGCGCGCGGCGCAGCAGTCGGCGATTCTCTTTGCAATATCCTTGAAAAAGCGGGCTATGATGTTTCACGTGAATACTACATCAATGATGCAGGAAACCAGATTAACAACCTTGCACTTTCAGTTGAAGCCCGTTATTTGCAGGCTCTCGGACAAGATGCAGCAATGCCTGAAGACGGCTACCATGGTCAGGATATCATCGAAATCGGCAAGAAGCTTGCTGATGAATTCGGCGATCGTTTTGCAAATGAAAGCAAAGAAGAGCGTCTTGGATTTTTCCGTGAATACGGCTTGAAATTCGAGATGGATAAATTGAAAAGGGACCTGGAAGAATTCCGTGTACCATTTGATGTGTGGTATTCAGAAACCTCACTTTACCATAACGGAAAAATTGATCAGGCTCTTCAAGTACTCCGTGAAAAAGGCCACATTTTTGAAGAAGATGGCGCAACATGGTTCCGTTCAACTGTATTCGGAGATGACAAAGACCGTGTATTAATTAAAAATGACGGTTCTTACACGTATTTAACGCCGGATATCGCTTACCACAAAGACAAGCTTGACCGCGGATTTACGAAGCTGATTAACATTTGGGGCGCAGATCATCACGGATACATCCCGCGCATGAAGGCCGCTATTGAGGCCCTTGGCTATGAAAAGGATACTCTTGGGGTTGAAATTATTCAGCTTGTTCATCTTTACAAAAACGGCGAGAAAATGAAAATGAGCAAACGTACAGGCAAAGCTGTTACAATGCGTGACCTGATGGAAGAAGTAGGTCTTGACGCTGTTCGTTATTTCTTCGCAATGAGAAGCGCAGACACACACATGGACTTTGATATGGATCTCGCTGCATCACAATCCAATGAAAATCCAGTATTCTATGCACAGTATGCACATGCACGGATTGAAAGCATGCTGCGTCAAGGAGCAGAACTAGGATTATCTTATGACGTTGTTTTGAATTTCACAGATATTTCATCTGAAAAAGAAATCGAACTGCTGAAAAAACTCGGAGAATTCCCGCAGGCAGTGGCAGAAGCAGCAACAAAACGCATTCCGCATCGCATCACAAATTACGTGTATGATGTGGCATCTGCTCTGCACAGCTTCTATAATGCAGAAAAAGTACTTGATCCAGAAAATGAAGAGAAAAGTAAAGCGCGCTTGGCTCTAATGAGAGCAACGCAAATTACGCTAAAAAATTCACTGTCGCTAATCGGTGTATCTGCACCAGAAAAAATGTAA
- a CDS encoding DUF1934 domain-containing protein, with protein sequence MTVSKPVQIIVKTEIRQGDDSENLELFTNGEHYVKNNASYLSYHEEHEYGKVKTVVKFRDDEVFIMRSGSISMKQRFIVGTETITNYQTQFGQLQLETNTTGISVRTMEGKSNGIIKVDYELQIGEKDSHLHTLHIMFREEKG encoded by the coding sequence ATGACGGTCAGTAAACCAGTTCAAATTATCGTGAAAACCGAGATCCGCCAGGGTGATGATTCAGAGAACCTGGAGCTTTTTACGAACGGTGAACACTATGTTAAAAATAACGCCTCCTATTTAAGCTATCACGAGGAACACGAGTACGGAAAAGTAAAAACCGTCGTTAAATTCAGAGACGACGAGGTTTTTATTATGAGGTCAGGATCCATCTCAATGAAGCAGCGCTTTATTGTAGGAACGGAAACGATCACGAATTATCAGACACAATTCGGACAGCTCCAGCTTGAAACCAATACTACAGGGATTTCCGTCCGCACGATGGAAGGGAAGTCAAACGGCATCATCAAAGTTGATTATGAATTGCAGATCGGCGAAAAAGATTCGCATTTACATACTTTACATATCATGTTTAGGGAGGAAAAAGGATGA
- the speB gene encoding agmatinase yields the protein MRFDEAYSGNVFIKSHPTFEDSEAVLYGMPMDWTVSYRPGSRFGPTRIREVSIGLEEYSAYLDRELEEVKYFDAGDIPLPFGNPQRSLDMIEDFIDKVLAEDKFPLGMGGEHLVSWPVIKAMYKKYPDLAIIHMDAHTDLREEYEGEPLSHSTPIRKAANLIGPANVYSFGIRSGMKEEFQWAKEAGMHISKFEVLEPLKEVLPKLAGRPVYVTIDIDVLDPAHAPGTGTVDAGGITSRELLASIHAIAKSDIHVVGADLVEVAPIYDNSEQTANTASKLIREMILGWVQKRP from the coding sequence ATGCGTTTTGATGAAGCCTATTCAGGCAATGTTTTTATTAAAAGTCATCCAACATTTGAAGACAGTGAAGCTGTTCTTTACGGAATGCCGATGGACTGGACAGTCAGCTACCGCCCGGGTTCAAGGTTCGGTCCAACCCGCATCCGCGAGGTTTCAATCGGTCTTGAGGAATACAGCGCGTATTTAGACCGCGAGCTTGAAGAAGTGAAGTATTTTGATGCAGGAGATATTCCGCTTCCATTCGGAAATCCGCAGCGAAGCCTCGATATGATCGAAGATTTCATTGATAAAGTTTTGGCAGAGGACAAGTTCCCGCTCGGTATGGGCGGGGAGCATCTTGTATCATGGCCTGTTATCAAAGCGATGTACAAGAAATACCCAGATCTTGCGATTATCCATATGGATGCACATACGGATTTGCGCGAAGAGTATGAAGGAGAGCCTCTTTCTCACTCAACGCCAATCCGCAAAGCGGCAAATCTGATTGGACCAGCAAACGTCTACTCATTCGGTATTCGTTCCGGTATGAAGGAAGAATTCCAATGGGCGAAGGAAGCCGGCATGCACATCTCTAAGTTTGAAGTGCTTGAGCCTTTAAAAGAAGTGCTGCCAAAGCTTGCAGGACGCCCTGTCTATGTAACAATTGATATTGATGTACTAGATCCGGCTCACGCACCCGGTACAGGTACGGTAGACGCTGGCGGTATTACATCAAGAGAATTGCTGGCGTCAATCCATGCCATTGCAAAGTCGGATATCCACGTAGTAGGCGCTGATCTTGTAGAGGTAGCACCAATCTATGATAACTCTGAGCAGACGGCTAATACAGCAAGCAAATTGATTCGTGAAATGATTTTAGGTTGGGTGCAAAAGCGTCCTTAA
- a CDS encoding acetyl-CoA C-acetyltransferase, protein MNRTVIVSGVRTPFGKFGGGLSSLTASELGGIAIKEALKRANVNAEEVDEVIMGSVLQGGQGQIPSRQAARHADIPWNVKTETINKVCASGMRSVTLADQIIRAGDEEVIVAGGMESMSNAPYIMPKARWGLRMGDAKIQDLMVHDGLTCSFTGVHMGTYGNETASDLEITREAQDEWALRSHKLTVAAIESGKLSEEIVSVEIPQRKGDPLKIEHDEAPRKDTSIERLSKLKPVFNQAGTITAGNAPGVNDGAGALVLMSEERAKQEGKQPIATIIGHTSIALEAKDFPKTPGLVILELLNKTGKKLEEIDLFEINEAFSAVALASNQLAGLDPEKVNVNGGAVALGHPIGASGARIIITLIHELKRRGGGIGIAAICSGGGQGDAIMVEV, encoded by the coding sequence ATGAATCGAACAGTGATCGTAAGCGGTGTTAGAACACCTTTTGGAAAATTTGGAGGCGGCCTCAGTTCCCTTACGGCCTCAGAGCTTGGAGGAATTGCCATTAAAGAAGCCTTAAAGCGTGCAAATGTAAACGCGGAAGAGGTGGATGAAGTCATTATGGGGTCTGTTCTGCAAGGCGGTCAGGGGCAAATTCCTTCCCGTCAGGCTGCAAGACATGCAGACATTCCCTGGAACGTAAAAACAGAAACGATCAACAAAGTATGTGCATCAGGAATGAGAAGCGTCACGCTTGCTGATCAAATCATCCGTGCCGGAGATGAGGAGGTCATTGTAGCGGGCGGGATGGAATCTATGAGCAATGCTCCGTACATCATGCCTAAAGCAAGATGGGGCCTGCGCATGGGAGATGCCAAGATTCAGGATTTAATGGTCCATGATGGTCTTACGTGCAGCTTTACAGGGGTTCACATGGGCACGTACGGAAATGAAACAGCATCAGACTTGGAAATTACAAGAGAAGCACAGGATGAGTGGGCACTAAGAAGCCATAAGCTGACAGTTGCAGCGATCGAATCAGGGAAACTTAGCGAAGAAATCGTGAGTGTAGAGATTCCGCAGCGAAAAGGCGATCCCCTTAAAATAGAGCACGATGAAGCACCGAGAAAAGATACATCGATTGAAAGATTGTCTAAGTTAAAACCAGTTTTTAATCAAGCCGGCACCATTACAGCAGGAAATGCACCGGGGGTCAATGACGGCGCGGGAGCTCTTGTACTGATGAGCGAAGAACGTGCAAAGCAAGAAGGGAAGCAGCCGATTGCGACGATAATCGGCCATACATCCATTGCGCTTGAAGCAAAGGATTTTCCGAAAACACCAGGACTTGTCATTCTTGAGCTTCTGAATAAAACGGGGAAGAAGCTTGAAGAAATTGATTTGTTTGAAATAAATGAGGCATTTTCAGCAGTCGCTTTAGCAAGCAATCAGCTGGCGGGGCTCGATCCTGAAAAAGTAAATGTAAACGGTGGAGCCGTTGCTCTCGGGCATCCAATTGGAGCGAGCGGGGCGCGAATTATTATTACATTAATTCATGAGCTGAAAAGACGAGGCGGCGGAATCGGCATTGCGGCAATCTGCAGCGGCGGAGGCCAGGGTGACGCAATTATGGTAGAAGTATAA